Sequence from the Luteibacter aegosomaticola genome:
AGTAGAGGTTGGTGACGAAGTCAAGGTCGCGCTCGACGCGCTCGAAGACGGCTTCGGCGAGACCAAGCTCTCCCGCGAGAAGGCCAAGCGTTCGATGGTGTGGGACGACCTCGAGCAGGCGTTCGACAAGGAAGAGACCATCACCGGCAAGATCTCCGGCAAGGTCAAGGGCGGCTTCACGGTCGATATCAAGGATGTCCGCGCGTTCCTGCCGGGCTCCCTCGTCGACGTGCGTCCGGTCCGTGACCCGGTCTACCTCGAGGGCAAGGACCTCGAGTTCAAGATCATCAAGCTCGACCGCAAGCGTAACAACGTGGTTGTCAGCCGTCGCGCCGTCGTCGAGACCGAGTTCTCCGAAGAGCGCGAGAAGCTGCTCGAGCGCCTCACCGAGGGCGCGGTCGTCAAGGGTGTGGTCAAGAACCTCACCGATTACGGCGCGTTCGTCGACCTCGGCGGCATCGATGGCCTGCTGCACATCACGGATATGGCGTGGAAGCGCGTCCGTCACCCGTCGGAAGTCGTCAATGTCGGCGACGAGCTCGACGTCCGCGTGCTGAAGTACGACCGCGAGCGCAACCGCGTTTCGCTCGGCCTGAAGCAGCTCGGCGACGATCCGTGGGTTGCCATCGCCCGTCGTTACCCGGTCGGTAGCCGTCTGTTCGGCAAGGTCTCCAACGTCACCGATTACGGTTGCTTCGTTGAGATCGAGCCGGGCGTCGAAGGCCTGGTGCACGTCTCCGAAATGGATTGGACCAACAAGAACGTCAACCCGGCCAAGGTGGTTCAGGTCGGTGACGAGACCGAGGTCATGGTCCTGGACGTGGATGAAGAGCGTCGCCGCATCTCGCTGGGTATCAAGCAGACCCGCTCGAACCCGTGGGAAGCTTTCGCCGCCATGCACAAGAAGGGCGACAAGGTCTCCGGCCAGATCAAGTCGATCACCGACTTCGGCATCTTCATCGGCCTCGAAGGCGGTATCGATGGTCTCGTCCACCTGTCCGACATCTCGTGGCAGGCCTCGGGTGAAGACCTCGTCCGTAACTTCAAGAAGGGCGACGAAGTCGAAGCCGTCGTGCTCGCCGTTGATCCGGAGCGTGAGCGCATCTCGCTCGGCATCAAGCAGATGGAGCAGGATCCGTTCGGCCAGTTCATGGCCACGAACCCGCGCGGCACGGTCCTGACCGGTACGGTCAAGGAAGTGGACGCCAAGGGTGCGCTGGTTGACCTGGGCGAAGGCGTCGAGGGCTACATCCGCGCGAACGACATCGCCAAGGAACGCGTTGACGATGCCACCCTGCACCTCAAGGTGGGTGACGCTGTCGAAGCGAAGTTCACGGGCATGGATCGCAAGGGCCGTCAGCTGCAGCTGTCGATCCGCGCGAAGGACGAGGAAGAGCTGGCCGATACCATGGCCGACTACCAGTCCGCTGCCGGTGGTACGACGAAGCTTGGCGCGCTCCTCAAGGAGCAGTTGAACAAGGCCGACTAAAGTCGGAGCGAGGGGCGGGTAACCCGCCCCTCGTTTTGTTGTAACCTGTTGTTTGCGTCAGCTTTATCGAAGAACCAGGGGACCCATGACCAAGTCGGAACTGATCGAGGCGCTGGCGCGGCGCCAGACCCACCTTGCCTTCAGCGATGTGGAACTTGCCGTCAAGAGCGTGCTCGAACAGATGAGCCATGCCCTGTCCACGGGCGAGCGCATCGAGATCCGCGGCTTCGGCAGCTTTGCGCTGCATTTCCGCCCGCCGCGCATGGGGCGCAACCCCAAGACCGGTGAGGCGGTAGCCCTGCCGGGCAAGCACGTGCCACATTTCAAGCCGGGCAAAGAGCTACGCGAACGCGTAAATCTCGCCCTCGAAGACGCCGCTTCCTAAGCGGCGTTTTTTTGGGCGCAACCTTTGGGCCCTAAAACTGTACAAATTCCAAACCGTTCCACCCCAACCTATTCATGATTCGGGTACAGTCGTCGGATGCGTCTGATTGTCATCCTTTTCCTGCTGTTGTTCGCTGTCGCCGGGGTCGTCTTCGGCGCGCTCAACGCCGACCTCGTACCGTTCGACCTGGGCTTTGCCCGCCTGGCCCTCCCCAAGGGTGGCGCCATGCTGGCCTTCCTGCTGGTCGGCTGGGTGCTCGGTGGGTTCACCGCATGGGTAGGCACCTCGTTTGCCCAGCAGCGCAAGCGCCGCCGGGCTCTCCGCGGTGGTAGCAAGGTAGCCAGCGCAAAGCCCGCATGAACCCTATCTGGTTGTTGGCGCTCGTACCTCCCATCGCGTTTGCCTGCGGTTGGTGGCTGGCCCGCCGTACCGATGCCAAGCGCTCGGGAGCCCGGGTCAACGAGCTTTCCTCCGATTACTTCCGTGGTCTGAACTACCTGCTCAACGAAGAGCAGGACAAGGCCCTGGAGGTGTTCCTGCGCCTGGCGGAATACAACCGTGACACGGTGGAAACCCACCTGGCGCTCGGCAACCTGTTTCGCAAGCGCGGCGAGGTGGATCGCGCCATCCGGCTGCACCAGCATCTGGTTTCTCGCCAGGGTCTTTCCGACGAAATGAAGACCGTGGCGCTGCTCGAGCTGGGCGAGGATTACATGCGCGCTGGCTTGCTTGACCGCGCCGAAACCCTCTTTTCCGACCTGGTGGCCATGGATGCGCTGGCGCCCTCGGCCCTGCGCCACCTCATCGCGATTTACCAGCACGAGCGTGAGTGGCACAAAGCCATCGATCACGCGCGCCGGCTGGAAGCCATGACCGGCGAAGACGAAGCGGCAATGATCGCCCAGTTCTACTGCGAGCTGGCCGAACAATCACGTCAGCACGGTGCACGCACCGAGGCTCGTGATTACATCCGCGAAGCGTTCGCGTGCCAGGCCGATTGCGTTCGCGCGCACATGATCGCCGGGCGGCTTTCCTCGGAAGAAGACAACATGCCGGCGGCGATCGCCTCGTACGAGGCGGCTATCGCGGCTGATATCGCCTTCGTGCCCGAGATCCTTCCGCCGTTGCTGCATTGCTACGCCCGTTCGCAGCAGATGGATCGCGCGGAGAGCTTCCTGCGCGAGATCATGGTCCGTTACCACGGTATCTCGCCGGTGCTTGCGCTCACGCGCCTGTACGAGGGGCGTGACGGTGAGCGCACGGCGATCGATTTCCTTACCGGGCAGCTGCGCAAGCGGCCGTCGGTGCGTGGCCTGATGGCGCTTATCGACGCCACGATGGACAAGGTGTCCGGTGAGGCGCGCGAGAACTACCTGATCCTGCGTGACCTCACCCGCAAGCTGCTCGAAGGGCAGGCGATGTATCGCTGCAGCCGCTGTGGCTTCGGCGCCAAGGCGCACCACTGGCAGTGCCCCAGCTGCAAGAACTGGGGTACTGTGCGGCCCATCCATGGTGTCGCGAACGAATGAGCCTGTCGTTCCCGAGCCCCATGGCCATCGCACTCGGGTGCATGGTCGCTGCCTTCCTGGTCTCGTTTGCCTGCGTGAGGGCGGCCATTGCCTATGCCCATCGCCGGGGCATGCTCGACGCCCCGGGGCAGCGGCGCTCGCATACCATTCCCACCCCGCGCGGTGGCGGCATCGGTATCGTCATCGGCGTGCTGGTAAGCATGCCCGCCGCGCTCTGGCTGCTCCCGCCGTCCCCTGGCGTAGCGATCGTGGGTGCCTTTACCGTGGGTGTCATAGCCATCGCCGCGATCGGCTGGCTCGATGACCATGGTTCGTTGCCGATCAAGCCGCGCCTCGCGATCCAGCTGGGCGCGACCCTGTTGTTCTGCCTGGCCGTGTCGGCGCATACCGCCAGCCTCTGGTGGGCCGCCCCCCTGGTGCTCGCGGGGGTATGGTGCATCAACCTGCATAACTTCATGGACGGCATCGACGGCATCGCCGCCTTGCAGGTGGTCGTGTTCGGGGCGGCCACGGGCATCATCGCGGTCGATGCCGGCGCCTTCGGCATCGGCATCGCCGCCGGCTGCCTCGACCTGGCGGCCCTTGGCTTCTGGTTCTTCAACCGTTCCCCGGCGCGAATTTTCATGGGCGACGTCGGTAGCGCGACGGTCGGTTTCATCGTCTTCGCGCTTACGGCCATGCTCTGGGCCTGGCGCACCGACCTGCTCTGGCCTGAACTGATCCTGTCGTCGGCCTTCGTTATCGACGCGACTTTGACGTTGCTCGTGCGAATGCTGCGAGGTGCACGCTGGTACACTCCACACCGCGAGCACCTCTATCAGTGGCTCGTGAGGCGGGGGAATACCCATTCACGGGTGGCCGGGGGCTATCTGGTGTGGAACCTCGCCATTAGTGTGCCCGGCGCATGGATCGCGCTCCGCCATCCGGCGGTGGCGCCTGCCTGCTGCGGGGTAGCCTACCTGTTGGGGGCGGCGGTCTGGCGTACTGGCAAGCGGTCGTGCTTGCGTCGAAGGGAGCGACATGTTGTTGCGTAAGTTCATTGGCATCATCCACCCGCGTACCGCCGTGGTCGCACACGACCTGGCGATGGCGGCCTTTGCCTGGTGGATCGCGAAATCGCTGCGCTACGCACTGATGCCGGAGTCGGCGCCGGTGTCCTACCTGCCGATGGAATTCCCCCTCGTCCTGCTGGTGCAGGGCGCGGTGTTCAACTGGACGGGCCTCTACAAGGGCGTATGGCGCTTCGCGAGCCTCCCTGACCTGTGGAACATCATCAAGGCCACGGTCATCGGCTCGCTCATCATCGGCCTGGCCATGGTGATGTACGCGCGCCTCGATGGCGTGCCGCGCTCGGTCCTGCTGGTTTACCCAGTGGTACTGGTCGTGTTGCTGGGCTTGCCCCGGCTCAGTTACCGGTTCTGGAAAGACAGCCGCATCGACCTGTTCCAGTCGACGCCCACCAAGCGTGTGCTCATCGTCGGCGCGGACCGCGCGGGCGACGCCCTGGCGCGCGACCTTCGCCGCGACAGCCGCTACAGCGTCATCGGCTTCGTTGACGACAACCTCGCGCTGCGCGGCGCGCAGATCGGTGGCGTTCCGGTGCTGGGCACTGTCGACCAGCTGGCCGAGCTATCCAAGGCCGTGGCGGTGCAGATGCTGCTCATTGCCGTCCCGGGGGCAAGCACCTCGCAGATGCGCCGGATCGTGGCATTTTGCGAAAGCACGGGCCTGCCGTTCCGCACGGTGCCGCGCCTCGAGGATGTCGTTGCTGGCCGTGCGCAGTTCAACGAGATCAAGGAAGTCGCCATCGAGGATCTGCTCGGCCGCGATGCCGTGGAGCTCGACTGGACGGCCATCCGCGAGACGATCAGCGGCCGCCGCGTCCTGGTGACGGGCGGTGGCGGCTCCATCGGTTCGGAACTCTGCCGCCAGGTTGCCCGGTTGGGTGCCTCGTCGCTCACCGTCGTCGAGATGTCCGAGTACAACCTGTACCGGATCGGCCAGGAGCTCACCTCGGCGTATCCCGAGCTGATCTTCAATGGCGTGCTTACCGATGCCCGCGAATCGGTCGCGGTGAACCGCCTGTTCGAGGAAACCCAGCCGCAGATCGTGTTCCACGCGGCGGCCTACAAGCACGTGCCGATGCTGCAGGGCCAGCTGCGCGAAGCCTTCCGCAACAACGTGCTCGGTACGCGCGTCGTGGCCGATGCCGCCGTGCGCTGCGGCGCTGAAGCGTTCGTGCTGATCTCCACCGACAAGGCGGTGAACCCGACCTCGGTGATGGGCGCCTGCAAGCGCATGGCGGAGATCTGGTGCCAGAACCTCGCAGCGCATACGGCGACACGTTTTATCACCGTGCGCTTCGGTAACGTCCTGGATTCAGCAGGTTCGGTCGTGCCGTTGTTCCGCCGCCAGATCCGCCAGGGCGGCCCGGTCACGATTACGCATCCCGAGATTTCGCGCTACTTCATGACCATCCCGGAGGCCTGCCAGCTGATCCTGCAGGCGGCCACGCTGGGCAAGGGTGGCGAGATCTTTGCGCTGGACATGGGTGATCCGGTGAAGATCCGTGACCTCGCTGAACAGATGATCCGGCTGGCGGGTAAGCGTCCCGGATCTGACATACAGATCGTCTACACAGGTTTGCGGTCGGGCGAGAAGCTGTTCGAAGAACTCTTCCACCCGTTGGAGAATTACACCAGCACCACCCACGCCAAAATCTTCCAGGCCCAGCACCGCCAGGTGTCGTGGGACCTTCTGCAAACGCAGATCGCCCGTGCCGAAGAAGCGGTGGGGGCGTTTGATGAAGAAACCCTGCGTCGGTGCGTGTCCCAGCTGTTGCCTTCGTTCCGCTGGAGCGAGCCCCAGGTGGATAACGTGCTGCCGCTTCGCCGTAACGAAAGTGGAGACATCGCATGACCCAACCCCTGCGCACGGTAGTATTTCCGGTAGCTGGCCTCGGTACGCGCTTCCTTCCTGCGACCAAGGTGGTGGCCAAGGAAATGCTCCCGGTGCTGGATCGCCCGCTTATCCAGTACGCCGTGGATGAAGCTGTCGACGCCGGTGCCGATACGCTGGTGTTTGTCACCAACCGCTACAAGCACGCCATTGCCGATTACTTCGACAAGGCGTACGAGCTGGAAGAAAAGCTCGCGGAGAAGAACAAGGAAGAGCTCCTGGGCATCCTTCGCGGCATCCTGCCGCCGCGCGTCCGTTGCGTGTTCGTCACCCAGCCGGAGGCCCTTGGCCTGGGCGACGCGGTGCTGCGCGCAAAGGCCGTGGTGAACGAGGAATACTTCGGCGTGATGCTGCCGGACGATCTGATCTGGACGAAGGGCCGTGGTGCCCTGGGCCAGATGTCCGACCTGGCTTACAAGGAGCACGCCGGCGTCATCGCCGTTGAGGAAGTGCCGCCGCAGGACACCGACAAGTACGGTGTGGTGAAGCTCAGCGCCGAGATCAATGATCGCTCCGGCCGCATCGAGCACATGGTGGAGAAGCCGAAGCCGGCCGATGCGCCGTCGAACCTCGCCGTGGTCGGCCGCTATGTGCTGCCGCGTGAGATCTTCGGTTTCCTGGAGCGCACCCGTGCTGGCGCCGGTGGCGAGATCCAGCTCACCGACGCGATCGAGAACCTGCTGAAGGACAAGGGCCAGGTGCTGTCGTACAAGTTCGAAGGCACACGCTTCGATTGCGGCAACAAGGCCGGCCTGGTCCGAGCGACGTTGGCGATGGCTTTGGAAGATCCCAAGCTCGCACCCATCGTCCGCGAGTACGCGGAGAAGTAAAAAAAAGCCCCGGCACAGTCCGGGGCTTTTTTTTACGTAGGAGCCCACCCTGTGGGCGACATCTTTCGCGAAACCGCC
This genomic interval carries:
- a CDS encoding UTP--glucose-1-phosphate uridylyltransferase, coding for MTQPLRTVVFPVAGLGTRFLPATKVVAKEMLPVLDRPLIQYAVDEAVDAGADTLVFVTNRYKHAIADYFDKAYELEEKLAEKNKEELLGILRGILPPRVRCVFVTQPEALGLGDAVLRAKAVVNEEYFGVMLPDDLIWTKGRGALGQMSDLAYKEHAGVIAVEEVPPQDTDKYGVVKLSAEINDRSGRIEHMVEKPKPADAPSNLAVVGRYVLPREIFGFLERTRAGAGGEIQLTDAIENLLKDKGQVLSYKFEGTRFDCGNKAGLVRATLAMALEDPKLAPIVREYAEK
- a CDS encoding integration host factor subunit beta, translated to MTKSELIEALARRQTHLAFSDVELAVKSVLEQMSHALSTGERIEIRGFGSFALHFRPPRMGRNPKTGEAVALPGKHVPHFKPGKELRERVNLALEDAAS
- a CDS encoding MraY family glycosyltransferase → MSLSFPSPMAIALGCMVAAFLVSFACVRAAIAYAHRRGMLDAPGQRRSHTIPTPRGGGIGIVIGVLVSMPAALWLLPPSPGVAIVGAFTVGVIAIAAIGWLDDHGSLPIKPRLAIQLGATLLFCLAVSAHTASLWWAAPLVLAGVWCINLHNFMDGIDGIAALQVVVFGAATGIIAVDAGAFGIGIAAGCLDLAALGFWFFNRSPARIFMGDVGSATVGFIVFALTAMLWAWRTDLLWPELILSSAFVIDATLTLLVRMLRGARWYTPHREHLYQWLVRRGNTHSRVAGGYLVWNLAISVPGAWIALRHPAVAPACCGVAYLLGAAVWRTGKRSCLRRRERHVVA
- the lapB gene encoding lipopolysaccharide assembly protein LapB, translated to MNPIWLLALVPPIAFACGWWLARRTDAKRSGARVNELSSDYFRGLNYLLNEEQDKALEVFLRLAEYNRDTVETHLALGNLFRKRGEVDRAIRLHQHLVSRQGLSDEMKTVALLELGEDYMRAGLLDRAETLFSDLVAMDALAPSALRHLIAIYQHEREWHKAIDHARRLEAMTGEDEAAMIAQFYCELAEQSRQHGARTEARDYIREAFACQADCVRAHMIAGRLSSEEDNMPAAIASYEAAIAADIAFVPEILPPLLHCYARSQQMDRAESFLREIMVRYHGISPVLALTRLYEGRDGERTAIDFLTGQLRKRPSVRGLMALIDATMDKVSGEARENYLILRDLTRKLLEGQAMYRCSRCGFGAKAHHWQCPSCKNWGTVRPIHGVANE
- a CDS encoding LapA family protein gives rise to the protein MRLIVILFLLLFAVAGVVFGALNADLVPFDLGFARLALPKGGAMLAFLLVGWVLGGFTAWVGTSFAQQRKRRRALRGGSKVASAKPA
- the rpsA gene encoding 30S ribosomal protein S1, whose protein sequence is MTESFAELFEQSQQAISKLKPGSIVTGIVVEIRNDVVVINAGLKSEGIVPIEQFKDENGALEVEVGDEVKVALDALEDGFGETKLSREKAKRSMVWDDLEQAFDKEETITGKISGKVKGGFTVDIKDVRAFLPGSLVDVRPVRDPVYLEGKDLEFKIIKLDRKRNNVVVSRRAVVETEFSEEREKLLERLTEGAVVKGVVKNLTDYGAFVDLGGIDGLLHITDMAWKRVRHPSEVVNVGDELDVRVLKYDRERNRVSLGLKQLGDDPWVAIARRYPVGSRLFGKVSNVTDYGCFVEIEPGVEGLVHVSEMDWTNKNVNPAKVVQVGDETEVMVLDVDEERRRISLGIKQTRSNPWEAFAAMHKKGDKVSGQIKSITDFGIFIGLEGGIDGLVHLSDISWQASGEDLVRNFKKGDEVEAVVLAVDPERERISLGIKQMEQDPFGQFMATNPRGTVLTGTVKEVDAKGALVDLGEGVEGYIRANDIAKERVDDATLHLKVGDAVEAKFTGMDRKGRQLQLSIRAKDEEELADTMADYQSAAGGTTKLGALLKEQLNKAD
- a CDS encoding polysaccharide biosynthesis protein; this encodes MLLRKFIGIIHPRTAVVAHDLAMAAFAWWIAKSLRYALMPESAPVSYLPMEFPLVLLVQGAVFNWTGLYKGVWRFASLPDLWNIIKATVIGSLIIGLAMVMYARLDGVPRSVLLVYPVVLVVLLGLPRLSYRFWKDSRIDLFQSTPTKRVLIVGADRAGDALARDLRRDSRYSVIGFVDDNLALRGAQIGGVPVLGTVDQLAELSKAVAVQMLLIAVPGASTSQMRRIVAFCESTGLPFRTVPRLEDVVAGRAQFNEIKEVAIEDLLGRDAVELDWTAIRETISGRRVLVTGGGGSIGSELCRQVARLGASSLTVVEMSEYNLYRIGQELTSAYPELIFNGVLTDARESVAVNRLFEETQPQIVFHAAAYKHVPMLQGQLREAFRNNVLGTRVVADAAVRCGAEAFVLISTDKAVNPTSVMGACKRMAEIWCQNLAAHTATRFITVRFGNVLDSAGSVVPLFRRQIRQGGPVTITHPEISRYFMTIPEACQLILQAATLGKGGEIFALDMGDPVKIRDLAEQMIRLAGKRPGSDIQIVYTGLRSGEKLFEELFHPLENYTSTTHAKIFQAQHRQVSWDLLQTQIARAEEAVGAFDEETLRRCVSQLLPSFRWSEPQVDNVLPLRRNESGDIA